CGGGCGCCGGCCGACATCGGCGCCGTCCGCCGGGAACGCCACCGGCTGGCCGGCGCCGAGCGCGCTGACGAGCGGGTTGTCTCGCGCGTCGAGGTCCACCGCGAACCGGGCGACGCGGGCGGCCGGGAACCCGTGCCCCGCCACGCCGGTGAGTCGCGCCAGGTCGGGGTCCACCGCGGCGCACAGCGCCTGCTTCACCTCGCTGTGCTCGACCAGCCACTCCAGGGCGCGCTGGGCGCACTGGCGCACGTCCTCACAGCCCAGGAAGAACTCCACGAGCGCGAGCTTGGCCTCCGCGGAGGGCGTCGCGGCCCTCCCCGGCAGCCGGCGCGCCGGGAGCGACGTCAGCCGGGGCACGATCTACGCGGCCGGCGTCTTCCGCCGACCTCTCCGTCGAGCCGCCGGCGCCCCGCTCGCCTCGGCAAGCTGGGCGCGCAGCGCCACGTTCTCGGCCAGCACGGCCTCGGACGTCCGTCCTTCGAGGGCTGCCGGCCGGGCCACCGGGGCCACCGCGCCGACCGCCTCCGAGTACCTGAGGTAGGTGTCGATGGACGCCACCACGACGCGGGCCTCCACCGTGATCAGGTCGATACCGACGAGCGACACGCGAACCCAGGCGTCGATCACGATGCCCTTGTCCAGGACGCGGTCGAGGACATCGATGAGGCTGGTGCCCCCCATGGCTCTTTCAACGGGCATTGCTCACTCTCCTCTGGTCTGCGGGCCTACCCGGGATGCCCTGCGACGTGCCGGGGCGCCGCGCACGGCGGACAGGGACGCGACCTTGCGCTCGAGCTGCCGAACCTGGCGCCGGAGCGCCTCGTTCTCCCCCGAGACCTGCCTCCGGCCGGGCGCCAGGTTGGGATCGTGCTTCCACCAGTCGAGGCCCATTGCCTGGGCCTTGTCCATCGAGCAGATGATCAGCCGGATCCGGATGGTGAGCAGCTCCACCTCGGCGAGCGTCACCTTGATGTCGCCCGCGATCACGAGGCCCTTGTCGAGCACCCGGTCGAGGACGTCTACCAGCCCGGTCGTGCGCTGGGGTCCGAGGGGCAGATCGGTTCTCATGGCGCAGGGAATCCTCGTTGAACGTGACGGCACGGACCAGCCAGGGCCGGCCTCGAGGGTGCACCTCCCGACCCTCTAACGCTCACGACTCACGATACACGCGATCCCATCGTGTGACGCCTTCTGGGGTTCCGGCATTCGCTGAGAGGCCTGGACGCGATATGCCAGTATAAACCCGGCGGCCCCGAAGACAAACAGTCCCCGAGAGGAGTCCCGGGGTGCGCGCCCGCCGGCGTCCGGTCCCTCTCACCCCCGATAGCCGGCGCTCGTGGTCGCGCCGGTCCGGCCGCGCCGCTCGTTTTGCTCGACTCCACGCGGCATTGGGATTGCCGTCACGAGCTGCCCAGGAGGGCCGCCAGGCGGACCGGCGGGCCACCCTCGGTCACGAGAGGTCGCACAGATGATGATGGAACATCGGCGGGCAATCCGTAATATGGAGGCGCAGGTCGAGACACGGTATGGGTCTCAGTCCAGACGTAGCGGAGAATGATGATGGCCAAGAAGACGGACAAGAAGGAGACGACGACGCGCCCGCCGTCCACCGGTCGAGGTCGCGCGAAGCGGACCACGGCAGCCGCCGACGACCCGCGGGGCCAGGGCGCTCCGGACCTGCTCTACGAACAGATCGCCGTGCGCGCCTACTACATCTACCTCTCACGGGGGTCGGGACACGGGAGGGATCTCGACGACTGGCTGCGGGCCGAGCGCGAGTTGACCGAGCGCGGGGAACGGGCCTCGTAGTTCGTGGGAGGGGCCCCGCCGCCCCCTGCCCGGTCGGCACCCGGGCAACGCCCCGCGATGTCGGGCTCCGTGAGGGGGAGTGCTGGTGGAGGGATTCGAACCCTCACTCTACCGATTTTAAGTCGGCCGCCTCTGCCGATTGGGCTACACCAGCAACTCGTCAAAGCGTCGTCGGGGGATCCGCCGGCGGCGGATCCCCCGGAGATCGCTGGAGGCGGCGGGCGGATTCGAACCGCCGGATAACGGTTTTGCAGACCGTCGCCTTAACCACTTGGCTACGCCGCCGTGCCTCGACGGGCGCGCCCGACCGACTGATTCTACCACTTTGCGCCATTCCGGTGCGGCGGGAGTGCTCGGGAGACGGCGACGGCGCCGCGCCGGCGCCGTGACGGGCGCGGGGCGAGGGCTATCGGCGAACGGAGCCCTGGAGAAGCCGCCGGATCTCCGCGGCCAGCTCGTCGGGCAGGCAGGGCTTCGTCAAGAACCGGTCGCACCCTGACTCCCTGGCGATGCGCTCCTGTCCGGTCAGCGCGTGGCCGGTGAGGGCGATGATCGGGATCGCCCTGGTCTTCTCATTCGCCCGGAGACGACGGATCGCCGTCCAGCCGTCCATGACCGGCAGGGACAGGTCCATGACGATGCAGTCGGGCGTGACGATGCGGGCTTGTTCGATGGCATCCCGGCCATCGGTCGCGGTGTGGGCCTCGAAGCCCTCGAACCGCAAGAACATCGCGTAGAGGTCTCGATTGTCCGCGTGGTCGTCCACGAGGAGCACGACCGGTGTCGAGCCTGCGGAATGGGTCGGCGGCGACGTGGACGGTCGTCCCATCTCGTTCCCCCCTTTCGCGTCCCGGCGCCAGGCCGGACTGGCGGAGCCGGCCGAAGCCAACGATCGCGCCGTGCGGGCCTCCTGTGCATCGGCCGTGCCGACGCGTCCTGGTCGAAGCTCACGCCATCGCGTGGTGCCAGCTTCAAGACGTGGCGTCGGACGTTCGGAACGCGGACAGATCGACGCGAATCGACGTCCCATCGGTGACAGTAGAGAATCTCCCCTAAGGACTTCACCGCGACGATTCCAGGGGGACCCTAGGGGTGGGAATGACCGACGCGCGGCGGCGATGAGGCCTATACAGGACCGGCCCCGGGACTACCGGGGCCGGCCAGGAGGGCTGGAGCGGGAAACGGGATTTGAACCCGCGACCCCAACCTTGGCAAGGTTGTGCTCTACCCCTGAGCTATTCCCGCTCGACGACGACGGATTCTAGCAAACTCGCTCACCGAGGTCAACGCGCCAGGGGCGTGTCG
The Candidatus Methylomirabilota bacterium genome window above contains:
- a CDS encoding gas vesicle protein, with translation MRTDLPLGPQRTTGLVDVLDRVLDKGLVIAGDIKVTLAEVELLTIRIRLIICSMDKAQAMGLDWWKHDPNLAPGRRQVSGENEALRRQVRQLERKVASLSAVRGAPARRRASRVGPQTRGE
- a CDS encoding DUF2934 domain-containing protein, with product MMMAKKTDKKETTTRPPSTGRGRAKRTTAAADDPRGQGAPDLLYEQIAVRAYYIYLSRGSGHGRDLDDWLRAERELTERGERAS
- a CDS encoding response regulator, with amino-acid sequence MGRPSTSPPTHSAGSTPVVLLVDDHADNRDLYAMFLRFEGFEAHTATDGRDAIEQARIVTPDCIVMDLSLPVMDGWTAIRRLRANEKTRAIPIIALTGHALTGQERIARESGCDRFLTKPCLPDELAAEIRRLLQGSVRR